Genomic DNA from Paenibacillus sp. KS-LC4:
GGATATGAGCGTATCCCTAGAGGCTAGATAGGAAGCTGCCTCATTAAAAAATTGAATTCTATTCATATAGCCCGAGCCAATAAAGCTAATCTCCTTGCGCTTGCTGCGCTCCGGCTTCATTGGTCTGAATTGGGCAGGCATAGCGCAGAATGGCAAATAATGAACCTGCATACAGCCGCGCTCCTGATAGAGCGCCATGCAATTACGATCAAGTGTAAATACGGTATCATAGTGCGGGGCAAGCGTTGAAGTAATATCTGCATAATACGGGTCATCTGTAAACCAAATAGCTGTGCGAATATTGAGCGCCCGCATAGCATCAATTTGCGCTACATCAAATTGCAGACCATCCAGCACAATAACATAATCTGGTCGCACCCGCGCGGCGATTTCTGCTACAGGCTCACCCGTCTTCACGACGGTTAACTGAGCTACCATTCCAGATAAAGTGTCTTTTACCGCTTCGTCAAGCGGAGAATAAGGCAATCCCTTGCCCGTTGATACGTACATAACATGCACAGGCCAAAAGCCTGTTACCGGCGGAATACGGCTAATAATCGACTCGCATTGACCAAACCAATAGCCTTCATTCCAGCCTGCTTGATAGCCCTCAGCTCTCCCTAGTTCCAGCTCAGTAGGTGGATTATGCCTTTTTTGCACAAGCGTTCTCGTTTTAGCCATTCGAGTCTCCCTCTTCCGTAATAAGCTGTAAAAGCTGTACGACACGTGATCTGAATGTATGATCCTTAAGCGTGCGTCGCAAACCATTAACCGCGATTCGGCTGCGCGCTTCCTCATTTTCTAAATAAAAATCGATTTTG
This window encodes:
- a CDS encoding glycosyltransferase, giving the protein MAKTRTLVQKRHNPPTELELGRAEGYQAGWNEGYWFGQCESIISRIPPVTGFWPVHVMYVSTGKGLPYSPLDEAVKDTLSGMVAQLTVVKTGEPVAEIAARVRPDYVIVLDGLQFDVAQIDAMRALNIRTAIWFTDDPYYADITSTLAPHYDTVFTLDRNCMALYQERGCMQVHYLPFCAMPAQFRPMKPERSKRKEISFIGSGYMNRIQFFNEAASYLASRDTLISGIWWDRLKDFDSLRSIINLGDWLTPNDTALAYNASKIVINMHRAYDDPFNSNSLGVTASSPNPRTFEISACAVLQLTDVREDIASFYTPGVEIVTYESPQEMVEKLDYYLNHENERKEIAIRGMHRTLSEHTYAHRLHAMLSILFA